Proteins from a genomic interval of Microbacterium esteraromaticum:
- a CDS encoding head maturation protease, ClpP-related, producing MNHMPKALAAAPKEWFRFAAVAQAADGATSADVYIYDQIGENWWGGGVSAKKFAEQIDALDVDTIRLFLNSPGGAAWEGLTIMNALRRHRARVEVTVDGLAASAASVITMAGDHITMNRGSMLMIHDAWGFAIGNATDMEETAGILGKLSDSYADSYAARAGHDRAHWRELMKAETWFSAEEAVDAGLADTWDDADDAADAAARFDLSTFGFAYAGRAHAPAPPVAVIKTPDSTEPGGTNRKENVVANDDFKAGLIERLGMTDADASDEAVLAALDETLAEQADPTPAAQLPEGVVAIDATALAELRSQAAQGVQALAAQTKDRRERIISDALASGRITPASKDGFRELLDADEERTVKALAAMVPNTVPVAEVGHAVGEVSADDALYAAAWGTDEKEA from the coding sequence ATGAACCACATGCCCAAGGCGCTCGCCGCTGCACCGAAGGAGTGGTTTCGGTTCGCGGCCGTCGCGCAAGCAGCCGATGGGGCCACCAGCGCGGACGTCTACATCTACGACCAGATCGGTGAGAACTGGTGGGGAGGTGGCGTCTCGGCGAAGAAGTTCGCTGAGCAGATCGACGCGCTCGACGTCGACACGATCCGCCTGTTCCTGAACTCGCCCGGTGGTGCCGCCTGGGAAGGCCTGACGATCATGAACGCGCTCCGCCGACACCGGGCGCGCGTCGAGGTCACCGTCGACGGCCTGGCCGCGTCGGCGGCCTCGGTGATCACCATGGCAGGCGATCACATCACCATGAACCGCGGATCGATGCTCATGATCCACGACGCATGGGGCTTCGCGATCGGCAACGCCACCGACATGGAAGAGACCGCGGGGATCCTCGGCAAGCTCTCCGACTCGTACGCCGACTCATACGCGGCGCGCGCCGGTCACGATCGCGCGCACTGGCGAGAGCTGATGAAAGCCGAGACGTGGTTCTCCGCTGAGGAGGCCGTCGACGCCGGCCTCGCTGACACCTGGGACGACGCCGACGACGCCGCTGATGCGGCGGCACGGTTCGATCTCTCGACGTTCGGCTTCGCGTACGCGGGCCGTGCACATGCGCCGGCGCCGCCGGTTGCTGTCATCAAGACCCCCGACTCGACCGAGCCGGGCGGAACCAACCGAAAGGAGAACGTCGTGGCAAACGACGACTTCAAGGCTGGCCTCATCGAGCGGCTCGGCATGACCGATGCCGACGCTTCGGACGAGGCGGTCCTGGCCGCTCTCGACGAGACGCTCGCCGAGCAGGCCGATCCCACCCCCGCCGCACAGCTGCCGGAGGGCGTCGTCGCGATCGACGCGACCGCGCTCGCTGAGCTGCGGTCCCAGGCTGCGCAGGGCGTTCAGGCGCTCGCTGCGCAGACGAAGGACCGCCGCGAGCGCATCATCAGCGACGCGCTGGCCAGTGGCCGCATCACGCCGGCCTCCAAGGACGGTTTCCGTGAGCTGCTCGATGCCGACGAGGAGCGTACCGTGAAGGCGCTCGCCGCGATGGTGCCCAACACCGTTCCGGTCGCCGAGGTCGGACACGCCGTCGGCGAGGTGTCGGCGGATGACGCGCTCTACGCGGCCGCGTGGGGCACCGACGAGAAGGAGGCCTGA
- a CDS encoding phage tail tape measure protein: protein MALKVAELEMLFTANTDPVAKAEKQVIATAKKIESKPVKIDADAKPALDGMDRVENAAKQLVSKDTALKLDADISRAEKSLERTKQRLEDLQVRALGGLDVTADVKRAEAQLNRTQRTLDGLVKARNVIEVQADTSDAESALDGVSDAAGEAGEDSGEEFGKSVLAALATIPIAGAVIGIGVAAGKALIDGLNDGLQIEVGFDRLEALTGISEAAALRLGRAAGESYANNFGDSIESNMDTTRLALQFDIIDEKATTRDAQKVVEGLSGIADVLGEDVQPVARAVTTMLRTGLAKSADEAFDILAAGARNGVNVAEDLLDTLTEYPTHFRDLGLSGEEALGLLNQGLNAGARDSDKVADALKELTVRVKDVGDEASNGALAELGLDAEEMARAFAEGGPAAREGLEHILTGLQDVEDPAERSRLALALFGTQSEDMAQALGALDLSTAVAQLDGVEGAAQRMFDTLTDNDASKIQRAQRNIEVAMDGIKGALAGAFSEPLGDLADWVSSNRGPLLQFFSDLVNGAIDFGITANESFGSFVSGPLADIVDGMKHVIKIMNPFADTSDLENFIDGMRDFEEQTDVVTEGLEGMRDKFNGFAEGQIALGHLNDASLRTVDAISKVGVAADGTKLSLSGVDTANLAASESGAQLKAQLDASVQAFESEIETARIAGESQENLTDRYNSTRDALIEQMTAMGLTEEQAQSLIDTVLTTPEEMETEFSSNANSERAKVERLGYKIETLPDGSSVITAHTSGAQRAVDSFIIRNNGREIRVRVAADGGSINMGSYRVDQAAGGLVEFMAAGGLRGLNPMAPLAQTVPPNTWRVVGDRSDVPEAYIPLDGSARSMAILMETIRRMPGLMPMADGGVLGSGSAPSPQFVGLQIGGRLALDADGFVRLIGEVLSTELPSAGQVASELPFH, encoded by the coding sequence ATGGCGCTCAAGGTCGCTGAGCTGGAGATGCTCTTCACCGCCAACACCGACCCGGTGGCGAAGGCGGAAAAGCAGGTCATCGCGACGGCGAAGAAGATCGAGTCGAAGCCGGTGAAGATCGACGCCGACGCCAAGCCCGCACTCGACGGGATGGATCGCGTCGAGAACGCCGCGAAGCAGCTCGTGTCGAAGGACACCGCGCTCAAGCTTGACGCCGACATCTCCCGTGCCGAGAAGAGCCTGGAGCGCACGAAGCAGCGTCTCGAAGACCTGCAGGTGCGTGCGCTCGGTGGCCTCGACGTGACCGCCGATGTGAAGCGTGCTGAGGCGCAGCTGAACCGCACCCAGCGGACGCTGGACGGACTCGTCAAGGCGCGCAACGTCATCGAGGTGCAGGCCGACACGTCGGATGCCGAGAGCGCGCTCGATGGTGTCTCCGATGCCGCGGGGGAAGCCGGTGAGGATTCTGGCGAGGAGTTCGGCAAGAGCGTCCTCGCAGCGCTCGCGACGATCCCGATCGCGGGTGCCGTGATCGGGATTGGTGTCGCTGCGGGCAAGGCGCTGATCGACGGACTCAACGACGGCTTGCAGATCGAGGTCGGATTCGACCGCCTCGAGGCGCTCACCGGGATCAGTGAGGCCGCCGCGTTGCGGCTGGGCCGCGCGGCCGGTGAGTCGTACGCGAACAACTTCGGCGACTCGATCGAGTCGAACATGGACACGACCAGACTCGCCCTGCAGTTCGACATCATCGACGAGAAGGCCACGACCCGCGACGCGCAGAAGGTCGTCGAGGGACTGTCGGGAATCGCCGACGTTCTCGGCGAGGACGTGCAGCCGGTCGCGCGGGCCGTGACGACGATGCTCCGCACGGGGCTCGCGAAGTCCGCCGATGAGGCGTTCGACATTCTCGCGGCCGGCGCCCGCAACGGTGTGAACGTCGCAGAGGACCTCCTCGACACGCTCACCGAGTACCCGACCCACTTCCGCGACCTTGGCCTGTCCGGCGAGGAAGCGCTCGGCCTGCTGAATCAGGGCCTCAACGCCGGCGCCCGCGACTCGGACAAGGTCGCTGACGCGCTCAAGGAACTCACCGTCCGGGTGAAGGACGTCGGCGACGAAGCATCGAACGGTGCACTCGCTGAGCTCGGCCTCGACGCCGAGGAGATGGCGCGCGCGTTCGCCGAGGGCGGTCCTGCAGCTCGGGAAGGTCTGGAGCACATCCTGACCGGGTTGCAGGACGTCGAGGATCCGGCAGAGCGGAGCCGGCTGGCTCTGGCGCTGTTCGGGACGCAGTCGGAGGACATGGCTCAGGCGCTCGGTGCGCTGGACCTGTCGACGGCCGTCGCGCAGCTCGACGGGGTGGAGGGCGCCGCGCAGCGGATGTTCGACACTCTCACGGACAACGACGCATCGAAGATCCAGCGCGCGCAGCGGAACATCGAGGTCGCTATGGACGGCATCAAGGGTGCGCTCGCGGGTGCGTTCTCGGAGCCGCTCGGTGACCTTGCGGACTGGGTGTCCAGTAACCGTGGCCCGCTGTTGCAGTTCTTCTCTGACCTGGTCAATGGCGCGATCGACTTCGGCATCACCGCCAACGAGTCGTTCGGGTCGTTTGTCTCGGGTCCGCTGGCCGACATCGTCGACGGCATGAAGCACGTCATCAAGATCATGAATCCGTTCGCTGACACCTCCGATCTTGAGAACTTCATCGATGGCATGCGCGATTTCGAGGAACAGACCGACGTGGTCACCGAGGGACTCGAAGGGATGCGCGACAAGTTCAACGGCTTCGCCGAGGGGCAGATCGCGCTCGGGCACCTCAATGATGCGTCGCTGCGCACGGTCGATGCGATCTCCAAGGTGGGGGTCGCCGCTGACGGCACGAAGCTGTCTCTGTCGGGCGTGGACACGGCGAATCTCGCCGCGTCGGAGTCCGGTGCGCAGCTGAAGGCGCAGCTTGATGCGTCGGTGCAGGCGTTCGAGTCGGAGATCGAGACCGCACGCATCGCGGGGGAGTCGCAGGAGAACCTCACCGATCGGTACAACTCCACGCGGGATGCGCTCATCGAGCAGATGACCGCGATGGGGTTGACCGAGGAGCAGGCTCAGTCGCTCATCGACACGGTGCTGACGACGCCGGAGGAGATGGAGACGGAGTTCTCATCCAACGCGAACTCTGAACGCGCGAAGGTCGAGCGGCTCGGGTACAAGATCGAGACGCTGCCGGATGGAAGCTCGGTGATCACCGCGCACACATCCGGTGCGCAGCGCGCCGTCGACAGCTTCATCATCCGCAACAACGGGCGCGAGATCCGGGTGCGGGTCGCCGCTGACGGCGGGTCGATCAACATGGGCTCGTACCGGGTGGATCAGGCCGCGGGCGGGCTCGTCGAGTTCATGGCGGCCGGGGGACTGCGCGGTCTGAACCCGATGGCGCCGCTCGCTCAGACCGTGCCGCCGAACACCTGGCGGGTGGTCGGTGATCGGTCTGACGTGCCCGAGGCGTACATCCCGTTGGACGGGTCGGCGCGGTCGATGGCGATTCTCATGGAGACGATCCGCCGGATGCCGGGGCTGATGCCGATGGCCGACGGTGGCGTCTTGGGCAGTGGCTCGGCGCCGTCGCCGCAGTTTGTAGGGCTACAGATCGGTGGCCGGTTGGCGCTAGATGCTGACGGTTTCGTGCGGCTGATTGGTGAAGTGCTGAGCACCGAGCTGCCGTCAGCCGGTCAGGTGGCTTCCGAGCTGCCGTTCCACTAG
- a CDS encoding fibronectin type III domain-containing protein, with the protein MATNNGTKTDAYSGRSAFYLRLYVWRSSLDIANNRSRYSWWLRAYNSSGSSLTYRLDNDPWAVNVEGSTWSGGHHLDFRGGQAYIEIASGTTGWKSHSSSGELQVNYSASHGPAGVFGSAALSGSFYTDTIPIPPSGLTVTRVSDTQHTLQWSRHSTYTKVGINRRTDGGPWQRIATPSGNLWTFTDTTTSAEHEYEYAVRGIAAAGESAQSNSVTVRTTPKAPSTPTAVRTSGDDIRVAASMGGYGTHLDLQDDGATVVSALPESSLPWDHVAPNPAIPHKYRARARVASGGAGSTTLYSAWSGYSNVIQLISPPNAPVSLSPNGGTAPSDEDVVLSWVHNPVDSSPQSAFEARHRPVGGVWTTISGTTADSVTVALATDHFEWEVRTKGAHPDWSPWSATAVFEVIDPPGVAVIQPATIWDASTLPVEWTFFQAQAHPQSSWELELLSEGDVIESRQGDGAATSITLTSRLPEGFYEVRVRAAAGDVLSAWTTVAFEVAFIPPGPPVITGVWDESQGGVVLSVAAEEYGGAVFEGGAWYTEVGV; encoded by the coding sequence ATGGCGACGAACAACGGCACGAAGACTGACGCATACTCGGGGCGGTCAGCGTTCTACCTGCGCCTGTACGTGTGGCGGTCGTCGCTGGATATCGCGAACAACCGGTCGCGGTACTCGTGGTGGTTGCGGGCGTACAACTCGTCGGGGTCGTCGCTGACGTACCGTCTGGACAATGACCCGTGGGCGGTGAATGTCGAGGGCTCCACCTGGTCTGGTGGGCATCACCTGGACTTCCGGGGTGGGCAGGCGTACATCGAGATCGCGTCGGGTACGACGGGGTGGAAGTCGCATTCGTCGTCGGGTGAGTTGCAGGTCAACTATTCCGCGTCGCATGGTCCGGCTGGTGTGTTCGGTTCGGCGGCACTGTCGGGCAGCTTCTACACGGATACGATCCCGATTCCGCCGTCGGGGTTGACGGTGACGCGTGTGTCGGACACGCAGCACACGTTGCAGTGGTCACGGCATTCGACGTATACGAAGGTTGGGATCAACCGTCGTACGGACGGCGGACCGTGGCAGCGGATCGCGACACCGTCGGGCAACCTGTGGACGTTCACGGATACGACGACGTCGGCTGAGCACGAGTACGAGTATGCGGTGCGTGGTATTGCTGCTGCGGGCGAGTCGGCTCAGTCGAACAGTGTGACGGTGCGGACGACACCGAAGGCTCCGTCTACACCGACCGCGGTCCGCACGTCCGGTGATGACATTCGCGTGGCAGCGTCGATGGGCGGATACGGGACGCATCTGGACCTTCAGGATGACGGCGCCACGGTCGTCTCGGCGCTACCTGAGTCGAGCCTGCCGTGGGACCACGTGGCGCCGAACCCGGCGATCCCGCACAAGTACCGCGCACGGGCCCGGGTCGCTTCGGGCGGCGCTGGTTCGACGACGCTGTACTCGGCGTGGTCGGGGTACTCCAACGTCATCCAGTTGATCTCGCCTCCGAACGCGCCCGTGTCGCTGTCCCCGAACGGTGGCACTGCGCCGTCGGATGAGGACGTGGTGCTGTCGTGGGTGCACAACCCTGTCGACTCCAGCCCGCAGTCCGCATTCGAGGCGCGTCACCGCCCGGTGGGTGGTGTGTGGACGACGATCAGCGGGACGACTGCGGACAGTGTGACCGTGGCCCTGGCGACTGACCATTTCGAGTGGGAAGTGCGGACGAAGGGTGCGCACCCGGACTGGTCGCCGTGGTCAGCGACCGCGGTGTTCGAGGTCATCGACCCGCCCGGCGTTGCGGTGATTCAACCGGCCACGATCTGGGATGCGTCGACGCTGCCCGTGGAGTGGACGTTCTTTCAGGCGCAAGCGCACCCGCAGTCGTCGTGGGAGCTCGAACTGCTCTCTGAGGGTGACGTCATCGAGTCCCGTCAGGGTGACGGTGCTGCCACGTCGATCACGCTGACATCTCGTCTTCCAGAAGGGTTCTACGAGGTGCGGGTGCGTGCCGCGGCTGGGGACGTGCTCTCGGCGTGGACGACGGTCGCGTTTGAGGTCGCGTTCATCCCGCCCGGCCCGCCGGTGATCACTGGTGTCTGGGATGAGTCGCAGGGTGGCGTGGTGCTGTCTGTTGCGGCTGAGGAATATGGCGGTGCTGTCTTCGAGGGCGGCGCCTGGTACACGGAAGTAGGAGTCTGA
- a CDS encoding phage tail tube protein, producing the protein MSNRVPLPAGTVLGKSYEYGLDVNLGTYANPDWQSVRRMSAWQPSYPGTTTDVSTYDDLGSANEDVTGRSFAASLTVQGNRALSTGLYLPELEAMVAAAKGKGEGAVLDVRWYHKPELGTPNPDDAGRSYVTVEITRSNTDNTGIEVKSITLTGKGEFEQIPNPFQGWGATAPTIQGITPSGAISGEMVTINGAGFLDASSVTFDAIEAGDFQVINGATIVALLPTDTAGEVPVVVSTPGGVSAAYTYTRGA; encoded by the coding sequence ATGAGTAACCGCGTCCCTCTTCCCGCTGGCACTGTCCTGGGGAAGTCCTACGAGTACGGTCTCGACGTCAACCTCGGAACGTACGCGAACCCCGATTGGCAGAGCGTGCGCCGCATGAGCGCATGGCAGCCGTCCTACCCCGGAACGACCACCGATGTGTCGACCTACGACGACCTCGGGTCGGCGAACGAAGACGTCACCGGTCGCAGCTTCGCCGCGTCCCTCACCGTTCAGGGCAACCGTGCCCTGTCCACGGGCCTGTACTTGCCCGAGCTGGAGGCGATGGTCGCCGCGGCCAAGGGCAAGGGCGAGGGCGCCGTCCTCGACGTGCGCTGGTACCACAAGCCCGAACTCGGCACCCCGAACCCGGACGACGCCGGCCGCTCGTACGTGACGGTGGAGATCACCCGATCGAACACCGACAACACCGGCATCGAGGTCAAGTCGATCACGCTGACCGGCAAGGGCGAGTTCGAGCAGATCCCCAACCCGTTCCAGGGCTGGGGCGCGACGGCGCCGACCATCCAGGGCATCACCCCGTCGGGTGCGATCTCGGGCGAGATGGTCACGATCAACGGCGCCGGGTTCCTCGACGCATCGTCGGTCACCTTCGACGCAATCGAAGCTGGCGACTTCCAGGTCATCAACGGGGCGACGATCGTCGCGCTGCTGCCGACCGACACCGCCGGCGAGGTGCCTGTCGTCGTCAGCACGCCCGGTGGCGTCTCGGCCGCGTACACCTACACGCGCGGGGCGTGA
- a CDS encoding DUF2190 family protein, whose translation MADYLPKFKPGQAVTLTAGATAVVGGRLVEVSTASAVIPATADSAKVVGVAGFDAATGESVTVYTRPSGVHRLVASAAIAVGAKVIAAADGKVATIGAGTNPVGIALTAATDDLDVIDVLFI comes from the coding sequence ATGGCTGACTACCTGCCCAAGTTCAAGCCCGGCCAGGCTGTGACCCTCACCGCTGGTGCGACCGCCGTCGTCGGTGGCCGACTCGTCGAGGTGTCCACCGCGAGTGCGGTGATCCCGGCGACCGCCGATTCCGCGAAGGTAGTCGGCGTCGCCGGCTTCGACGCGGCAACCGGCGAGTCCGTCACCGTCTACACCCGCCCGAGCGGCGTTCACCGTCTGGTGGCGTCCGCCGCGATCGCTGTCGGCGCGAAGGTCATCGCCGCCGCCGACGGCAAGGTCGCGACCATCGGCGCGGGCACCAACCCGGTGGGCATCGCACTCACCGCCGCAACCGACGACCTGGACGTCATCGACGTCCTGTTCATCTGA
- a CDS encoding DUF7426 family protein, with product MGTAPDFAAWAVPDLVIPLGGRTYTVQPPSVGDMGKLLACAVRGEVNLKLVKGPIPDEVQEILDTIGPGEHPALGDTYAQMVADGLHPTTIDRMAYYAIFYWARGKEYADALATLLFTPRDLDADSDESEGEPDPKGS from the coding sequence GTGGGTACCGCACCTGACTTCGCGGCGTGGGCGGTGCCCGATCTCGTCATCCCGCTGGGTGGCCGGACCTACACGGTCCAGCCGCCCAGCGTGGGCGACATGGGGAAGCTGCTCGCGTGCGCGGTGCGTGGCGAGGTGAACCTGAAGCTCGTGAAGGGGCCGATCCCCGACGAGGTGCAGGAGATCCTCGACACGATCGGCCCGGGCGAGCACCCGGCTCTGGGGGATACCTACGCGCAGATGGTTGCCGACGGGCTGCACCCGACCACCATCGACCGGATGGCGTACTACGCGATCTTCTACTGGGCCCGCGGCAAGGAGTACGCCGACGCGCTCGCGACGCTGCTTTTCACGCCGCGTGACCTCGACGCCGACTCTGACGAGAGCGAGGGGGAGCCCGACCCAAAAGGCTCGTGA
- a CDS encoding minor capsid protein, whose product MDDETLTRRLCAIVGAVPSFAWHPDGTPYPASAIGVFYGAVGDTPDRAVGIRVYNAIDAPDLLSRRVQFHIRGGRRQPFGADRIANVLFAVLHGRVRGDGLATVQRTSAAPLGADSNGREERTDSYLITLDNLEAQS is encoded by the coding sequence ATGGATGACGAGACACTGACCCGGCGTCTGTGCGCGATCGTCGGCGCTGTGCCGTCGTTCGCGTGGCACCCGGACGGGACGCCCTATCCGGCATCCGCGATAGGGGTCTTCTACGGCGCGGTCGGGGATACCCCGGATCGCGCTGTCGGCATCCGCGTCTACAACGCGATCGACGCCCCTGACCTGCTGTCCCGGCGGGTGCAGTTTCACATCCGCGGTGGCCGGCGTCAGCCGTTCGGCGCGGACCGCATCGCGAACGTCCTGTTCGCCGTGCTGCATGGCCGTGTCCGCGGTGACGGGCTGGCCACGGTTCAACGCACATCTGCCGCGCCGCTTGGTGCGGACAGCAACGGCCGCGAAGAGCGGACCGACAGCTACCTCATCACTCTCGACAACCTGGAGGCTCAATCATGA
- a CDS encoding HNH endonuclease signature motif containing protein: MKATCSFSSCDRPMRSLGLCDSHYAQQRRNGQLTPIRRLTSGTPAERLEAYTSRTTDCWFWTGSTRNGYGQIRVGDRVVRAHRLAYELEYGNLADSVMLDHHCRNRACVRPDHLVPTTNKQNMENLARSGYSGNSSGVRGVTWDSQTSRWRAKLTHEGRTIHVGRFDTIDQAASAIIEARNRVFSNNVGDRS, from the coding sequence ATGAAGGCCACCTGCTCTTTCTCTTCGTGTGATCGCCCGATGAGGTCTCTCGGGCTGTGCGATTCGCACTACGCCCAGCAGCGTCGAAACGGGCAGCTAACACCGATACGACGCCTCACGAGTGGCACACCAGCAGAACGCCTGGAGGCCTACACGAGCCGCACCACAGATTGCTGGTTCTGGACGGGCTCTACGCGCAACGGCTACGGACAGATCCGCGTAGGTGACCGCGTGGTTCGAGCTCACCGCCTCGCGTATGAACTCGAATACGGCAACCTCGCCGACAGCGTGATGCTTGACCACCACTGCCGCAATCGGGCGTGCGTCCGGCCAGATCACCTCGTCCCGACCACGAACAAGCAGAACATGGAGAACCTCGCGAGATCCGGCTACAGCGGGAACTCTTCTGGTGTCCGGGGCGTCACGTGGGACTCCCAGACCTCGCGCTGGCGCGCGAAGCTCACCCACGAAGGTCGAACTATCCACGTAGGCCGGTTCGACACGATCGATCAAGCGGCCTCGGCGATCATCGAAGCGCGCAATCGCGTGTTCTCGAACAACGTCGGCGACCGCTCCTAG